From Pseudomonadota bacterium, a single genomic window includes:
- a CDS encoding DUF3336 domain-containing protein produces the protein MTQKDLARCETAMERALTFEEWRQAAGEFDELAGHNEWKREKECVLYDYRLIAARTSLLRRLRRENEIDRLTFYLREELHGNLGNIANPALYQVARVGTKKAITDYLDEVVSALDHLCDGRFEGLSEDSKRVFFKRAAQSFGRSALLLSGGATLGLFHLGVIQELWLQGLLPRVLSGSSVGSIIAGVVGCHTDEELGDLFDPAYLDLEWSRIMKLQHIMKGQGVLDPAVLQRSIDRNIPKMTFEDAYARTGRKLNISVSPSDPHQFPRLLNYLTAPHVFVRRAALASSAIPGLFPPVVLTARNFSGRTVRYMPQSTWIDGSVHSDVPKTHINRMHNVNHYIVSQANPHVVPFMGDEDKERGVVPFLKQLLISGPIHQITHILEAAQQNLEVPGLQSLINHAHAISSQTYSGDVTIHPKAQWRDYVRTFSNPNPRLFQRLVLSGRRAVWPEIERIRNTTRVSLAFDRCRKKLGKGIDL, from the coding sequence ATGACCCAGAAGGATCTGGCCCGGTGTGAAACCGCCATGGAGCGGGCGCTCACCTTTGAGGAGTGGCGGCAGGCTGCCGGCGAGTTCGACGAGCTTGCCGGTCACAACGAGTGGAAGCGCGAGAAGGAGTGCGTGCTCTACGACTACCGACTGATCGCCGCTCGGACGTCGCTGCTCCGGCGCTTGCGTCGCGAAAATGAGATTGACCGTCTCACCTTCTACCTGCGGGAGGAGCTGCACGGAAACCTCGGCAACATCGCCAACCCGGCGCTTTACCAGGTGGCGCGGGTTGGCACCAAGAAGGCGATTACCGACTACCTGGACGAGGTCGTGTCAGCGCTCGACCATCTGTGCGACGGGCGCTTCGAAGGTTTGAGCGAAGACAGCAAGCGGGTCTTCTTCAAGCGGGCGGCGCAAAGCTTCGGGCGCTCGGCGCTGCTGCTCAGCGGCGGCGCTACGCTCGGGCTGTTTCACCTGGGCGTCATTCAGGAGCTATGGCTGCAGGGGTTGCTGCCCCGCGTTCTGTCTGGCTCCAGCGTCGGCAGTATCATCGCCGGCGTGGTCGGCTGTCATACGGATGAGGAGCTTGGCGACCTGTTCGACCCGGCCTACCTCGATCTCGAGTGGTCGCGCATCATGAAGCTCCAGCACATCATGAAGGGCCAGGGCGTGCTCGACCCGGCGGTCCTGCAGCGCTCCATCGACCGCAACATTCCCAAGATGACGTTTGAGGACGCTTACGCCCGGACCGGCCGCAAGCTGAATATCTCGGTCTCACCCTCAGACCCGCATCAGTTTCCGCGCCTGCTCAACTACCTGACCGCACCGCATGTTTTTGTCCGGCGCGCTGCGCTGGCCTCCAGCGCCATTCCCGGGCTGTTTCCGCCGGTGGTTTTGACGGCCCGAAACTTCAGCGGTCGAACCGTTCGCTATATGCCCCAAAGCACGTGGATCGATGGTTCGGTGCACAGCGACGTCCCCAAGACCCACATCAACCGAATGCACAACGTGAATCACTACATCGTCAGCCAGGCGAACCCGCACGTGGTGCCTTTTATGGGTGATGAGGACAAAGAGCGGGGAGTGGTTCCTTTCCTGAAGCAGCTCCTGATCTCCGGACCGATCCATCAGATCACCCACATCCTGGAAGCGGCCCAGCAGAATCTTGAGGTGCCGGGGCTACAGTCCCTGATCAACCACGCGCACGCAATCTCCTCACAGACCTACAGCGGGGACGTGACCATTCATCCAAAAGCGCAGTGGCGAGACTACGTGCGGACCTTTTCCAACCCGAACCCTCGCCTGTTTCAGCGGCTGGTGCTGTCTGGACGTCGCGCCGTGTGGCCGGAGATCGAGCGCATCCGAAACACCACGCGCGTCAGCCTCGCCTTCGACCGCTGCCGCAAGAAGCTCGGCAAAGGCATCGACCTCTAA
- a CDS encoding serine/threonine-protein kinase: MVGQVEALLGALARQGGALESLTPGGVLADLEEAEALDEYQQIGAWRVGKPLGSGGQGTVYAVTRSGEGFEQSGALKLLNSRLANPSALRRFERERRLLASLDHPGIPTLLDGGVLEDGSPWLVVELVQGETLSTRLRQAPLPQDEAVDLGISLCDTLSHAHQKLIAHLDLKPGNVMLDSGGRVRLLDFGIARLVDDASHALAQTGPAYTPAFAAPEQINQQPATTATDIYGAGAVLLAALTGRPPFSADNVSAQLEQILREEPELPSSVPTDLGAIILRCLRKEPAQRYASIDALQADLQAFRDGQAVTARAGGWRYRFGKLVARHRAASAALALLLLGVLTSAGVYVSQQSEIREQRDLAQLEAERANSMLDFVEKALAGLDSNLNASPTVGQFLRQAVDQSEEISDPVARARLLNLLGLALHGQGEKAAATEAMALALPLLESTELRGGDLHVNALLALSDEAIANGRTAEAIRLSEEALDLARMENSPVTLEYELAAVGQLSWGLAENGENDRVRELTTPYLDAMQDIANDEELNAYGMLSIMAGRVAESDERRYELASQMHDAVLEAFPDRPATHVREKVVLGRRALALGSVVEALKLFEDAEAAARAATDGEPFVASYAIMQQAAIHRTQGDFTRSAERLAVAEPLTSSQGQRMVQLLAAEQILLAVDANQLDEASKLLADQELSWPNPGTSAAQALGEAKARLMLAKGESAEAVMAAAPGSLTARIAGLRESCSLVEEPEPQASDLPSLSYRLWKMASARCAGETVEAGQRRDDLVRVLGAAHWMVQ; the protein is encoded by the coding sequence GTGGTTGGGCAGGTTGAGGCGCTGCTGGGAGCGCTGGCGCGGCAAGGTGGCGCGCTGGAGTCCTTAACGCCTGGCGGCGTACTCGCAGACCTGGAGGAAGCTGAGGCCCTCGATGAGTACCAGCAGATCGGCGCCTGGCGTGTCGGAAAGCCGCTCGGCAGCGGTGGCCAGGGAACCGTCTATGCCGTCACCCGCAGCGGGGAAGGCTTTGAGCAAAGCGGCGCCCTGAAGCTGCTCAACAGCCGATTGGCCAATCCGAGTGCCCTACGCCGCTTTGAGCGAGAGCGCCGGCTGCTGGCGAGCCTGGATCACCCGGGCATTCCGACGCTGCTGGACGGAGGGGTTCTCGAAGACGGTTCCCCGTGGCTGGTGGTAGAGCTGGTGCAGGGCGAAACGCTTTCCACCCGGCTACGGCAGGCCCCGCTGCCGCAGGATGAGGCTGTCGATCTCGGGATCAGCCTCTGCGACACCCTCTCACACGCGCATCAGAAGCTGATTGCGCATTTGGATCTCAAGCCCGGCAACGTCATGCTGGATTCAGGTGGCCGGGTTCGGCTGCTGGATTTTGGAATTGCCCGGCTGGTCGACGACGCATCTCACGCGCTCGCGCAAACCGGCCCCGCTTATACCCCCGCCTTTGCCGCGCCAGAGCAAATCAATCAGCAGCCAGCCACCACGGCCACGGACATCTATGGCGCCGGAGCGGTGCTGCTTGCTGCGCTGACTGGTCGCCCACCGTTTTCCGCGGACAACGTTTCAGCCCAGCTGGAACAGATTCTGCGCGAAGAGCCTGAGCTGCCATCCAGTGTGCCAACCGACCTGGGTGCCATCATCCTGCGCTGCCTACGCAAGGAGCCAGCACAGCGCTACGCCAGCATCGACGCCCTGCAGGCAGACCTGCAGGCCTTTCGTGATGGCCAGGCCGTTACGGCACGAGCCGGCGGGTGGCGGTATCGGTTCGGCAAGCTCGTGGCCCGGCACCGAGCGGCGAGCGCGGCGCTGGCCCTCCTGCTGCTGGGGGTGCTGACCAGCGCGGGCGTTTATGTCAGTCAGCAAAGTGAAATCCGCGAGCAGCGTGACCTGGCGCAGCTTGAGGCAGAGCGCGCAAACAGCATGCTCGATTTTGTGGAAAAAGCGCTGGCCGGGCTGGATTCGAACCTGAATGCGTCACCGACGGTGGGACAGTTCCTGCGTCAAGCGGTGGATCAGTCGGAGGAAATCAGTGATCCCGTAGCCCGGGCTCGCCTCCTGAACCTGCTGGGCCTGGCCCTGCATGGTCAGGGCGAAAAGGCCGCGGCTACCGAGGCTATGGCCCTGGCTTTGCCTCTGTTGGAAAGTACCGAACTGAGGGGCGGGGATCTCCACGTCAATGCACTCCTAGCGCTCTCGGACGAGGCGATTGCCAATGGGCGGACCGCGGAAGCCATCCGACTGTCTGAGGAAGCTTTGGACCTGGCCCGAATGGAAAACAGTCCCGTGACGCTCGAGTACGAGCTCGCCGCGGTCGGGCAGCTTTCCTGGGGCCTGGCCGAAAACGGTGAGAACGATCGGGTGAGAGAGCTCACCACCCCTTATCTGGACGCCATGCAGGACATCGCCAACGATGAGGAGCTCAACGCGTACGGCATGCTCTCGATCATGGCGGGGCGGGTAGCGGAAAGCGATGAGCGTCGCTACGAGCTTGCCAGCCAGATGCATGACGCGGTGCTCGAAGCATTCCCCGATCGCCCCGCGACCCACGTGAGGGAGAAGGTGGTCCTCGGTCGAAGGGCGCTGGCGCTTGGCAGCGTTGTCGAGGCGCTGAAGCTGTTTGAGGATGCGGAGGCCGCTGCTCGGGCCGCCACCGACGGCGAACCATTTGTGGCGTCCTACGCCATCATGCAGCAGGCGGCCATTCACCGAACCCAGGGTGACTTTACGCGTTCCGCTGAACGGCTGGCCGTGGCGGAGCCACTGACGAGCAGTCAGGGCCAGCGCATGGTGCAGCTGCTGGCGGCAGAGCAGATTCTGCTGGCCGTGGACGCCAACCAACTCGACGAAGCCTCAAAGCTACTGGCTGACCAGGAATTGTCGTGGCCTAACCCTGGCACCAGCGCTGCGCAGGCGCTGGGGGAGGCAAAGGCGCGCCTAATGTTGGCTAAGGGCGAGTCGGCTGAAGCCGTGATGGCGGCAGCGCCCGGTTCACTGACCGCCCGTATTGCGGGGTTGAGAGAGTCCTGCAGTCTTGTCGAAGAGCCCGAGCCGCAGGCCTCTGACCTGCCAAGTCTCAGCTACCGGCTGTGGAAAATGGCCAGCGCGCGCTGTGCCGGTGAGACTGTCGAGGCAGGCCAAAGGCGTGACGACCTGGTCAGAGTGCTGGGCGCGGCGCACTGGATGGTTCAATAG
- a CDS encoding isocitrate lyase/PEP mutase family protein, which translates to MGARSLKTLLDRRSPVIAPGVADTLAALAADRAGFEAIFVSGSAVAQVHLGRPDIGLTDATLLTDVTRRIVERVGIPVCADIDTGFGNAFNVYQTVRAMNLAGAACVQMEDQQTVKPSDRALERPVIPLADMLTKLRAAQDARGDSELLISARTDARYTEGVDSAFERAAAYAEAGADLVFVEGLRDAAERAALRDALPAETPRVFNTAILKQPDAESVSMVAGEGYRLILAPTRVTAAAVGSITRSLAELADRCPEGSVQAAIAEPTSDVSTVIGAADHLQRAKQWELTHE; encoded by the coding sequence ATGGGCGCTCGCAGCTTAAAAACCCTTCTCGACCGGCGCTCGCCGGTGATCGCGCCGGGTGTCGCTGACACTCTGGCCGCGCTGGCGGCGGACCGGGCCGGCTTCGAGGCGATTTTTGTGTCGGGCTCGGCGGTTGCCCAAGTTCACCTGGGGCGGCCCGACATCGGGCTGACCGATGCGACCCTCCTGACCGACGTGACGCGCCGAATTGTTGAGCGAGTCGGCATTCCGGTGTGCGCGGACATCGACACCGGCTTCGGCAACGCCTTTAACGTTTACCAGACGGTGCGAGCCATGAACCTTGCCGGCGCTGCCTGCGTCCAGATGGAAGACCAGCAGACCGTAAAGCCTAGTGACCGTGCGCTGGAGCGGCCGGTTATCCCGCTCGCCGACATGCTGACCAAGCTGCGCGCTGCGCAGGACGCCCGCGGCGATTCTGAGCTGCTGATCAGCGCTCGCACGGATGCCCGCTATACCGAAGGTGTGGATAGCGCCTTCGAACGCGCGGCAGCGTATGCCGAGGCGGGCGCCGACCTGGTGTTTGTCGAGGGCTTGCGGGATGCCGCCGAGCGCGCGGCGCTCAGAGACGCGCTTCCGGCTGAAACGCCGAGGGTCTTCAACACCGCAATCCTGAAACAACCCGACGCCGAGTCGGTTTCGATGGTGGCAGGCGAGGGCTATCGCCTGATTCTCGCGCCGACACGGGTAACCGCGGCGGCGGTGGGCTCGATCACCCGGTCGCTTGCGGAGCTGGCCGATCGTTGCCCCGAGGGCAGTGTCCAGGCCGCCATCGCCGAGCCGACCTCCGACGTCTCAACCGTGATCGGCGCTGCCGATCATCTTCAACGTGCAAAACAATGGGAGTTGACCCATGAATGA
- a CDS encoding SDR family NAD(P)-dependent oxidoreductase, which produces MTDLAGKVCLIAGASTGMGRRTAIHAGACGATVICAARRVDLCEAVAKEIQAAGGQATALPFDGVDPASVVKLLADVEASYGRLDGLFNNLGDTLGASTIDETPLERWENTLAVNLSSVFYLLRAAIPLMRASGGGSIVNNSSTAGVQGIATMADYSAAKWGLIGLSRSAALELGPDNIRVNVIAPGIIQTEKMEVFREQSPAMFDKLLADVPIGKFGDMQHVAELVTWLLSDASGYVNGVTLPIDGGRTA; this is translated from the coding sequence ATGACCGATCTGGCCGGTAAGGTCTGCCTCATCGCCGGCGCCAGTACCGGCATGGGGCGACGAACCGCTATCCACGCCGGTGCCTGTGGTGCCACCGTCATCTGCGCGGCCCGGCGCGTGGATCTCTGTGAGGCGGTAGCAAAAGAGATCCAGGCGGCCGGCGGCCAGGCGACTGCGCTGCCTTTCGACGGCGTCGATCCGGCCTCCGTTGTCAAGCTGCTGGCCGACGTTGAGGCAAGCTACGGCCGCCTCGATGGTCTGTTCAACAACCTCGGCGACACGCTGGGTGCGTCAACCATCGACGAAACGCCGTTGGAGCGCTGGGAGAATACCCTGGCGGTGAACCTGAGCTCCGTGTTCTACCTGCTGCGTGCGGCCATCCCGCTGATGAGAGCCAGCGGCGGCGGGTCGATCGTGAACAACAGCTCGACAGCGGGTGTCCAGGGTATTGCCACCATGGCCGACTACAGTGCCGCCAAGTGGGGGCTGATCGGGCTTTCTCGATCGGCGGCGCTGGAGCTTGGGCCGGACAATATCCGGGTTAACGTGATTGCTCCAGGAATTATCCAGACTGAGAAGATGGAGGTCTTTCGGGAGCAGTCGCCGGCAATGTTCGACAAGCTATTGGCGGACGTGCCGATCGGAAAATTCGGCGACATGCAGCATGTTGCTGAACTGGTCACTTGGCTGCTGTCGGACGCGTCAGGCTACGTCAACGGCGTCACCCTCCCAATCGACGGCGGCCGCACGGCCTGA
- a CDS encoding ECF-type sigma factor: MDRTPPGAGRPGEADGADEDVDPAADNASNLASGLPADLSLDDLLPVAYARLHQLAASARRSVGPSPTLNTTALVNELFLKLVASRSLDTSDENRFYALCARTMRNILIDRIRARKAGKRTPPEPATADGLVSDQVESLLAVDDTLKRLAGHSERLVELVECRVFGGYTLAECADIFGVTERTAQRDWQKAKALLAMGMEGAQPEFLG, from the coding sequence ATGGATCGCACACCGCCGGGCGCTGGTCGCCCTGGAGAGGCCGATGGGGCAGACGAGGACGTCGACCCGGCCGCGGACAACGCAAGCAATCTGGCTTCAGGACTGCCGGCCGATTTGTCGCTGGACGATCTGCTGCCGGTGGCCTATGCCCGGCTGCACCAGTTGGCGGCCTCAGCGCGTCGGTCTGTGGGACCTTCGCCGACGCTCAACACCACCGCGCTGGTCAATGAACTTTTTCTCAAGCTGGTGGCCAGCCGCTCGCTCGACACGTCCGATGAAAACCGCTTCTACGCCCTGTGTGCCCGCACCATGCGCAACATCCTGATCGACCGGATCAGGGCGCGCAAAGCCGGCAAGCGGACGCCGCCGGAGCCAGCCACGGCTGACGGGCTGGTCTCCGATCAGGTGGAGTCGCTGCTCGCCGTGGACGACACGTTGAAGCGGCTCGCCGGCCACTCCGAGCGCCTCGTGGAGCTGGTGGAGTGTCGAGTGTTTGGCGGCTACACGCTAGCGGAATGTGCCGACATCTTCGGCGTGACCGAACGCACGGCCCAGCGCGACTGGCAGAAGGCCAAAGCGCTGCTCGCGATGGGCATGGAAGGGGCGCAGCCTGAGTTCCTGGGCTGA
- a CDS encoding ornithine cyclodeaminase family protein — translation MRIINRQALASCLSHSDCVEALAPAMQMVSAGRVDMPLRQYMQIPETGGGKFTLMPGYLDDPRGFGVKIVCKYPREADSLYGSHVGAVMLFDAELGIPLALIDGSELTAIRTAAASALATRALAREDSRVLAILGTGLQALHHIHAIRAVRPIDEVRVWGRSMANADALAQSLTLPDGVSVATVGTVDEALDGADIVCTTTSAKTPILGGDQLTPGQHVNLVGAAIIEAAEADAEVVKRSRFVIDYWPSARDQAGELAAALADGLTEDEAVAGEIGQILAGHVAGRQDQEQITVYKSLGVSAQDLAAAHMAYQRASEQDLGVVVDWT, via the coding sequence ATGCGCATCATCAACCGTCAGGCGCTCGCGAGCTGCCTGAGCCATAGCGATTGTGTCGAGGCGTTAGCGCCAGCCATGCAGATGGTTTCGGCCGGCCGCGTCGACATGCCGCTGCGCCAATATATGCAGATTCCGGAAACCGGCGGCGGGAAATTCACGTTGATGCCCGGCTACCTGGATGACCCTCGAGGCTTCGGCGTCAAGATTGTCTGCAAGTATCCTCGCGAGGCCGACTCACTCTACGGCTCGCACGTCGGCGCGGTGATGTTGTTCGACGCCGAGCTGGGTATCCCGCTGGCGCTGATCGACGGCTCGGAGCTCACCGCCATCCGCACGGCAGCGGCCAGCGCTTTGGCCACTCGCGCGCTGGCGCGGGAAGATAGCCGCGTGCTGGCGATCCTCGGGACCGGGCTACAGGCGCTCCACCATATTCACGCGATTCGCGCCGTTCGCCCCATTGACGAGGTCCGAGTCTGGGGTCGCAGCATGGCTAATGCTGACGCCCTCGCACAAAGCCTTACGCTCCCGGACGGCGTTTCCGTTGCAACGGTTGGCACCGTTGATGAGGCGCTCGATGGCGCTGACATCGTCTGCACCACCACGTCAGCCAAAACGCCGATTCTTGGGGGCGATCAGCTGACACCCGGTCAGCATGTCAATCTGGTTGGGGCGGCCATCATCGAGGCTGCGGAGGCTGATGCTGAGGTAGTCAAGCGGAGCCGCTTTGTGATCGACTACTGGCCTTCAGCCCGGGATCAGGCGGGTGAGCTTGCGGCAGCGCTGGCTGACGGCCTTACCGAGGACGAAGCGGTGGCGGGCGAGATCGGTCAGATTTTGGCGGGTCACGTTGCCGGCCGGCAGGACCAGGAGCAGATTACCGTCTATAAGTCGCTCGGAGTATCCGCGCAGGATCTGGCCGCGGCCCACATGGCTTATCAGCGCGCGAGCGAACAGGATCTCGGTGTTGTGGTGGATTGGACCTGA
- a CDS encoding aldehyde dehydrogenase family protein, which produces MNDLTAAASFDLKPGTTAFLSKRRHQLLINNEWIDPPNLDRIDTLDPATGEVLGDIPEAGKAEVEQAVSAARAALTSDAWRGLTGSARSRLLWRMADLMEENIDELSELETLDQGKPLGVGRWAEIPGSVEQFRFFAGQCNRLEGTQIPTSIAYQPPGKRIHAYTRKEPVGVVAAIVPWNSPIIMAAMKLAPALAAGCTVILKPAEDTSLTALRLGELAIEAGFPPGVINILTGRGEKTGKALAKHPGIDKVAFTGSTGVGKQILKYARHNLKRVTLELGGKSPVIVMGDADMEAAIGGAANSIFFNAGQVCVAGSRMYAHRSIYDQLVEGVSAYADGLKLGHGLDQTTQCGPLVSKKQQARVLGYIKEGREDGAEVVTGGSALDDPGSFVQPTVVANVGPEMSIVREEIFGPVCVVTPFDETDEVLALANDSDYGLAASIWTESLSTAHHMAEDLQAGTVWINSHSMYDATLPIGGLKQSGWGRESGQQAVENYLETKTVCAVL; this is translated from the coding sequence ATGAATGACCTGACGGCTGCAGCCAGTTTTGATCTCAAGCCGGGTACCACAGCTTTTCTCAGCAAGCGTCGACACCAGCTGCTGATCAACAACGAGTGGATCGATCCGCCAAACCTGGACCGCATCGACACGCTCGATCCGGCAACTGGAGAAGTGCTTGGCGACATCCCCGAAGCGGGTAAAGCGGAAGTGGAGCAGGCCGTCAGCGCGGCCCGGGCAGCGCTTACCTCCGACGCCTGGCGTGGACTGACGGGCTCAGCGCGCTCGCGCCTGCTGTGGCGGATGGCCGACCTGATGGAGGAGAACATCGACGAGCTCTCGGAGCTCGAGACGCTCGATCAGGGTAAGCCGTTGGGGGTTGGCCGCTGGGCCGAGATTCCGGGTTCCGTGGAGCAGTTCCGCTTTTTCGCCGGCCAGTGCAATCGGCTTGAGGGAACGCAGATCCCAACGTCGATTGCGTACCAGCCGCCGGGTAAGCGTATCCATGCCTATACCCGGAAGGAGCCGGTGGGTGTAGTCGCCGCCATCGTGCCCTGGAATTCGCCGATCATTATGGCGGCCATGAAGCTGGCACCTGCGCTGGCCGCCGGCTGTACGGTGATTCTAAAGCCTGCGGAGGACACTTCACTGACCGCGCTGCGGCTCGGCGAGCTGGCCATCGAGGCGGGCTTCCCGCCGGGTGTGATCAACATCCTGACCGGCCGGGGTGAAAAGACGGGCAAAGCGCTGGCCAAACATCCCGGCATCGACAAGGTGGCCTTCACGGGTTCCACCGGGGTCGGTAAGCAGATTTTGAAATATGCCCGCCACAACCTGAAGCGCGTCACCCTCGAGCTGGGCGGCAAATCGCCGGTGATTGTCATGGGCGACGCCGACATGGAAGCGGCGATCGGCGGCGCGGCCAACTCGATCTTTTTTAATGCCGGGCAGGTTTGTGTGGCCGGCTCGCGCATGTACGCCCATCGATCGATCTACGATCAGCTGGTGGAAGGTGTGAGCGCCTACGCTGACGGGCTGAAGCTGGGACATGGTCTTGACCAGACGACGCAATGTGGTCCGCTGGTCAGCAAAAAACAGCAGGCCCGCGTTCTGGGCTACATCAAAGAGGGCCGCGAGGATGGGGCTGAGGTGGTCACCGGCGGTAGTGCGCTCGACGACCCGGGCAGCTTCGTCCAGCCAACGGTCGTGGCCAATGTCGGTCCGGAGATGTCGATCGTGCGCGAGGAGATCTTTGGCCCGGTCTGCGTGGTGACGCCTTTTGACGAAACGGATGAAGTGCTGGCTCTGGCGAACGACTCCGACTACGGACTCGCCGCGAGCATCTGGACTGAATCGCTCAGCACCGCCCACCACATGGCGGAGGATCTGCAGGCCGGCACGGTGTGGATCAACAGCCACTCCATGTACGACGCAACCCTGCCGATCGGTGGGCTTAAGCAGTCTGGCTGGGGACGGGAAAGCGGTCAGCAGGCCGTGGAAAACTACCTGGAAACCAAGACGGTCTGCGCGGTTCTATGA
- a CDS encoding nitrilase-related carbon-nitrogen hydrolase, with protein MKPSPLPLSAPRAITLVVGLLLSLFVTAAMAQDSAVPTLVNKDGSYPTVPLEKDSVVVKVIQHGVQNLQEAETVAKGLETNLARMVELSEKACSTGMKPDFLLFNEFPLTGYSTGTREEKLKFTIKIPGPETDALGEVAKDCDTYIIFGSYANDNDWPGHILSINAVIGRDGKVAERYWKTRNVKRLGSDGEIPTTTIENVRDRYQEMYGTEAMFPVLRTEYGNIAVSTVQLDPFVFAAYAMRGVEIMFRTSTLFSKEDVRATAFFNRFYSAMSNITFPPDGPYAKYGGGSLIVAPDGKVLAEDPTNNETIIQAEIPIAEFREGRYIPRYPLEVVAPVFEQYQQELPLNHLDIPAEKLPKTRADMKTLMDEQSRWLSTDSSE; from the coding sequence ATGAAGCCTTCACCCTTGCCTCTGAGCGCACCTCGCGCCATTACCCTCGTCGTTGGCCTGTTGCTGAGCCTTTTCGTGACGGCTGCTATGGCGCAGGACTCAGCCGTCCCGACGCTGGTAAACAAAGACGGCAGCTATCCGACCGTTCCCCTGGAAAAAGACTCGGTGGTGGTGAAAGTCATTCAGCACGGCGTGCAGAACCTCCAGGAAGCTGAGACGGTGGCCAAGGGGCTGGAGACCAACCTCGCTCGCATGGTGGAGCTGTCGGAAAAGGCCTGCAGCACCGGGATGAAGCCGGACTTTCTGCTGTTCAACGAGTTTCCCCTGACGGGCTATTCGACCGGGACCCGGGAAGAGAAGCTGAAGTTCACAATCAAGATCCCAGGTCCCGAGACCGACGCGCTCGGCGAGGTGGCAAAAGACTGCGACACGTACATCATCTTTGGCAGCTACGCGAACGATAACGACTGGCCCGGCCATATCCTCAGTATCAACGCGGTCATCGGCCGAGACGGGAAGGTTGCCGAGCGATACTGGAAGACCCGCAACGTCAAGCGCCTGGGCAGCGACGGCGAGATCCCGACAACCACTATCGAAAACGTACGCGATCGTTACCAGGAAATGTACGGGACCGAAGCCATGTTCCCGGTGCTGCGTACCGAATACGGCAACATTGCGGTGAGCACGGTGCAGCTCGATCCGTTTGTCTTCGCGGCTTACGCCATGCGCGGCGTTGAGATCATGTTCCGGACCTCAACCCTTTTCTCCAAAGAGGACGTGCGGGCTACCGCGTTTTTCAACCGCTTCTACTCGGCGATGTCCAACATTACGTTCCCGCCGGACGGCCCCTACGCCAAGTATGGCGGCGGATCGCTGATCGTCGCCCCGGACGGCAAGGTGCTTGCCGAGGACCCGACCAACAACGAAACCATCATTCAGGCCGAGATTCCGATCGCGGAGTTTCGCGAGGGTCGCTATATCCCGCGCTATCCGCTGGAGGTGGTGGCGCCGGTGTTTGAGCAATACCAGCAGGAGCTGCCGCTCAACCATCTCGATATTCCGGCCGAGAAGCTGCCCAAGACTCGGGCGGATATGAAAACGCTGATGGATGAGCAAAGCCGCTGGCTCAGCACAGACTCGAGCGAATAA
- a CDS encoding DUF1499 domain-containing protein, with protein MKIVFYIIIILVALILGSSVYMAFSSRSNPPALGITNNQFAACPDSPNCVSSDAEGPDHGFPTLALTADAEWSAIVAQVKQTDGVTVTEESADYLRAEARTPLFGYVDDLELHHRSGQLALRSSSRVGHSDMGANRKRLTDLQDRLKAEGLIQ; from the coding sequence ATGAAAATTGTGTTCTACATCATCATCATTCTGGTGGCTCTCATCCTCGGCTCATCGGTCTACATGGCCTTCAGCTCGCGCAGCAACCCACCGGCCCTCGGCATCACCAACAATCAGTTTGCCGCCTGCCCGGACAGCCCTAACTGTGTGTCCAGCGACGCGGAAGGGCCCGACCACGGCTTTCCCACCCTGGCTTTGACCGCAGACGCCGAGTGGAGCGCGATTGTCGCTCAGGTGAAGCAAACGGACGGCGTCACCGTGACCGAAGAATCCGCTGACTACCTTCGCGCGGAGGCACGCACCCCGCTGTTTGGCTATGTCGACGACCTGGAGCTGCATCACCGCAGCGGCCAGCTGGCGCTGCGCTCCTCTTCCCGTGTCGGACACTCTGACATGGGCGCCAATCGGAAGCGCCTGACCGACCTGCAGGATCGACTCAAGGCAGAGGGCCTGATCCAGTAA
- a CDS encoding cupin domain-containing protein — protein MISKATMFDPATAVVGLTHGLEAQVHPAQHDPGIPVEGLTIGIARMSENSPHAGEMHPDGDETLYLISGRVRVVLLDTDQPPIEMTPGNGLIVPKGTWHRVDILEPSEIMYATPGPNNQYRPL, from the coding sequence ATGATCAGCAAAGCCACAATGTTCGATCCCGCGACTGCGGTGGTGGGCCTCACGCACGGCCTGGAGGCCCAAGTCCATCCGGCCCAGCATGATCCGGGGATCCCGGTTGAAGGCCTGACCATCGGCATTGCCCGCATGTCGGAAAACTCGCCGCACGCGGGTGAGATGCATCCCGACGGCGACGAAACGCTCTACCTGATTTCCGGCCGCGTGCGGGTTGTGCTGCTCGATACGGATCAACCGCCGATCGAAATGACGCCGGGCAACGGCCTGATTGTGCCGAAAGGCACCTGGCACCGCGTCGATATCCTGGAGCCCAGCGAGATCATGTACGCCACGCCGGGTCCCAACAATCAGTATCGACCGCTGTAG